From one [Ruminococcus] lactaris ATCC 29176 genomic stretch:
- the trxA gene encoding thioredoxin has product MSVVKLTVENFEQEVLQAEKLVLVDFYADWCGPCKMMSPIVDEIAEEESEIKVCNINIDQAMEIAQKYRVMSIPTFIAFKNGEEAGRQIGAVSKGELLSLIK; this is encoded by the coding sequence ATGTCAGTTGTTAAGTTAACGGTAGAAAATTTTGAGCAGGAAGTTCTTCAGGCGGAAAAGCTGGTACTGGTAGATTTTTATGCAGACTGGTGTGGACCTTGTAAGATGATGAGTCCGATCGTGGATGAGATTGCTGAGGAGGAATCGGAAATCAAAGTGTGCAATATCAATATTGATCAGGCGATGGAGATTGCACAGAAATACCGAGTAATGAGTATCCCGACCTTTATTGCGTTTAAGAACGGTGAGGAAGCAGGCCGACAGATCGGTGCAGTATCAAAAGGTGAGTTGTTAAGTCTTATAAAGTAA
- a CDS encoding aldo/keto reductase, whose protein sequence is MFRLNNGVEIPEMGLGVYKMNAGKEMDDAVRYAYEQGYRLFDTAQMYKNESGLGEALEKNRIPRQDIFLISKVDNCNQGYGRTIESFGESLERLKTDYLDSFLVHWPGQNRERMLDTWKAMEKLYTDGKVRSIGVCNFEVCQLEYLLANCKVRPMIDQIEHTPFMHDEKLLGFCRENEIQVMAWGPLLRGNLDEDEIGRMAAGYNKTSAQLLLRWNVQQGIIPIPKSKNKERLLQNISISDFEITEEDMKRMNAMNQNKRTSYDPMVFDF, encoded by the coding sequence ATGTTTCGATTAAATAATGGTGTTGAAATTCCAGAGATGGGTCTTGGTGTCTATAAGATGAATGCGGGAAAAGAAATGGACGATGCAGTAAGATATGCATATGAACAGGGTTATCGCTTATTTGATACGGCTCAGATGTATAAAAATGAAAGCGGACTGGGTGAAGCGTTAGAGAAGAACCGGATTCCCAGGCAGGATATTTTCCTGATCAGCAAGGTAGATAATTGTAACCAGGGGTATGGGCGGACGATTGAAAGCTTTGGAGAGTCTTTAGAACGCCTGAAGACGGATTATCTGGATTCGTTTCTTGTACACTGGCCGGGACAGAACCGGGAAAGAATGCTTGATACATGGAAAGCAATGGAAAAGCTGTATACTGATGGAAAGGTCAGGAGCATAGGTGTATGCAATTTTGAAGTCTGCCAGTTGGAGTATCTGCTGGCAAATTGTAAAGTCAGACCGATGATCGATCAGATTGAGCATACGCCGTTTATGCATGATGAGAAATTACTCGGATTTTGCAGAGAAAATGAGATTCAGGTCATGGCATGGGGACCTTTATTGCGGGGAAATCTGGACGAGGATGAGATTGGCAGGATGGCTGCGGGATATAATAAGACGTCTGCTCAGTTATTGTTGCGTTGGAATGTCCAGCAGGGGATTATCCCAATTCCAAAGTCGAAAAATAAAGAACGGTTATTGCAGAATATTTCGATATCCGATTTTGAGATTACGGAAGAAGATATGAAAAGGATGAATGCAATGAATCAAAATAAAAGAACAAGTTATGATCCGATGGTATTTGATTTTTAG
- a CDS encoding GTP pyrophosphokinase, which translates to MTNEQYHTLIHPYTDAMNLILTRLEILNHCAADNEDVRPIHGITHRIKEKISMENKLKKKHSNGSVQDARTLLKDIAGIRVICFFERDIYQLAESLKKQTDLILVCEKDYIRHPKPNGYRSYHLVLGVPIYSLDGMEYYPVEIQFRTISMDFWAAMEHRICYKSQPFDELEMKSAFRQYAEILDGIEKSFEVYSENCG; encoded by the coding sequence ATGACAAATGAACAATATCATACTTTGATCCATCCTTATACAGATGCCATGAACCTGATCCTTACCCGACTGGAGATTTTAAATCACTGTGCCGCTGACAATGAGGATGTCCGGCCAATCCATGGAATCACCCACCGGATCAAGGAAAAAATAAGTATGGAAAATAAATTAAAAAAGAAACATTCTAACGGAAGTGTGCAGGATGCACGCACATTACTGAAAGATATTGCCGGTATCCGCGTTATCTGCTTTTTTGAACGCGATATTTATCAGCTTGCTGAATCATTAAAAAAGCAGACTGACCTGATCCTCGTCTGCGAAAAAGATTATATCCGACATCCAAAACCGAACGGTTACCGGAGCTATCATCTTGTACTGGGAGTTCCTATTTATTCACTGGATGGCATGGAATACTATCCGGTGGAAATTCAGTTTCGCACCATTTCCATGGATTTCTGGGCTGCCATGGAACACCGGATCTGCTATAAATCCCAGCCCTTTGATGAACTCGAAATGAAAAGTGCTTTCCGGCAGTATGCAGAAATACTTGATGGGATTGAGAAATCCTTTGAAGTGTATAGTGAGAATTGTGGGTGA
- a CDS encoding Rpn family recombination-promoting nuclease/putative transposase translates to MGQADVNVNLWLKDTKRFADLFNAILFQGKAVILPENLHPSPETTAVSLQDAQGKNIVKKQYRDIIMNWQDQAVLMLLAVESQTAIHYAAPLKVMLYDSMEYAEQVRVKWKEHPPRLSSAEFLSRFQKNDKLIPVITLIFYYGTEEWDGPLELHQMFDLGTEKSHAELMKKYLPNYHINLVDVRRLKNLESFQSDLQIIFGMLQCSQDKYALRTYLANHKDYFQKLDLETYHALGAFLNSRQLMEINVEKEEKEELDMCKALEDIYNDGVQDGMERGEAAHKKDVAFQMQKLGYSLDAIAAVLREPVDGISRILAVVG, encoded by the coding sequence ATGGGACAAGCAGATGTAAATGTTAATCTTTGGCTTAAGGATACGAAACGGTTCGCAGACCTGTTCAATGCCATTTTATTTCAGGGAAAAGCCGTGATCCTGCCGGAGAATCTTCACCCCAGCCCGGAGACAACCGCAGTCAGTCTTCAGGACGCTCAGGGGAAAAATATTGTAAAAAAGCAATACCGCGATATCATCATGAACTGGCAGGATCAGGCTGTGCTGATGCTGCTGGCGGTGGAATCACAGACTGCCATTCATTACGCTGCACCGTTGAAAGTAATGCTCTATGACAGCATGGAATATGCGGAACAGGTGCGGGTCAAATGGAAAGAACATCCACCCCGTCTTTCTTCGGCTGAATTTCTTTCCCGCTTTCAAAAAAATGATAAACTCATCCCGGTGATTACTTTGATCTTCTATTATGGGACAGAGGAATGGGATGGACCTTTGGAACTGCATCAGATGTTCGATCTTGGTACAGAAAAGAGCCATGCGGAACTGATGAAAAAGTATCTTCCCAATTATCACATTAACCTCGTCGATGTCAGAAGACTGAAAAATTTAGAATCTTTTCAAAGTGATTTACAAATCATCTTCGGTATGCTACAATGTAGTCAGGATAAATACGCATTGCGTACATATTTGGCAAATCATAAAGACTATTTCCAAAAGCTGGATCTGGAGACTTATCATGCACTTGGAGCATTCTTAAATTCCCGGCAGCTTATGGAGATAAACGTAGAGAAGGAAGAAAAGGAGGAACTGGATATGTGTAAAGCACTGGAAGATATTTATAATGATGGCGTTCAGGATGGTATGGAACGGGGAGAAGCAGCCCATAAAAAAGATGTCGCCTTTCAAATGCAAAAACTTGGTTATTCTTTAGATGCGATTGCAGCAGTACTGAGAGAACCTGTTGATGGAATTAGCAGGATACTGGCTGTAGTTGGATAA
- the purD gene encoding phosphoribosylamine--glycine ligase, with protein sequence MKILIVGSGGREHAIAASVAKSPKAEKIYCAPGNAGIAEYAECVAIGAMEFEKLAAFAKEKEIDLCIVGMDDPLVGGLVDTLEEAGIRTFGPKKNAAILEGSKAFSKDLMKKYHIPTAAYENFTDPDAAIAYLENAKFPIVLKADGLALGKGVLICQDLEEAKAGVKEIMLDKKFGSAGNEMVIEEFMTGREVSVLSFVDGKTIKTMTSAQDHKRAGDGDTGLNTGGMGTFSPSPFYTKEVEDFCNKYIYQATVDAMAAEGRPFKGIIFFGLMLTEDGPKVLEYNARFGDPEAQVVLPRMKNDLIEVAEACIDGTLDQIDLQFEDNAAVCVVLASDGYPVKYEKGFPIEGLDEFKKHDGYYCFHAGTKFNEDGKIVTNGGRVLGVTAKGKDLKEARANAYAATEWVKFENKYMRHDIGKAIDEA encoded by the coding sequence ATGAAAATATTAATCGTAGGAAGCGGCGGAAGAGAACATGCGATTGCAGCAAGCGTTGCGAAAAGTCCAAAGGCAGAGAAAATTTACTGTGCACCGGGAAACGCAGGAATTGCAGAGTATGCAGAATGCGTAGCGATCGGTGCGATGGAATTTGAAAAGCTGGCAGCATTTGCAAAAGAAAAAGAGATTGATCTTTGTATTGTCGGAATGGATGATCCATTAGTTGGAGGACTGGTTGACACACTGGAAGAGGCAGGGATTCGCACATTCGGACCAAAGAAAAATGCAGCGATCCTGGAGGGATCTAAGGCATTTTCAAAAGATCTGATGAAGAAATATCATATCCCGACAGCAGCTTATGAGAATTTCACAGACCCGGATGCTGCAATCGCTTATCTGGAAAATGCGAAATTCCCGATCGTTCTTAAGGCGGACGGACTTGCACTTGGAAAAGGTGTACTGATCTGTCAGGATTTAGAAGAGGCAAAAGCCGGTGTAAAAGAGATCATGCTGGATAAGAAATTTGGTTCTGCAGGAAATGAGATGGTCATTGAAGAATTTATGACGGGACGTGAAGTTTCAGTTCTTTCCTTTGTTGACGGAAAGACCATTAAGACTATGACCAGTGCCCAGGATCATAAGAGAGCCGGTGATGGAGATACCGGACTGAATACAGGCGGTATGGGAACGTTTTCGCCAAGTCCGTTCTATACGAAAGAAGTGGAGGACTTCTGCAACAAATATATTTACCAGGCAACCGTAGATGCGATGGCAGCAGAGGGACGCCCGTTCAAGGGAATCATCTTCTTTGGACTGATGCTTACGGAAGATGGTCCGAAAGTACTGGAATATAATGCCCGTTTTGGTGATCCGGAGGCACAGGTTGTATTACCACGTATGAAAAATGATCTCATTGAGGTAGCTGAGGCCTGTATCGATGGAACGTTGGATCAGATCGATCTTCAGTTTGAAGATAATGCAGCAGTATGTGTGGTACTGGCATCGGACGGCTATCCGGTTAAATATGAAAAGGGATTCCCGATTGAAGGACTGGATGAGTTCAAAAAGCATGACGGATATTACTGCTTCCATGCTGGAACAAAGTTCAACGAGGATGGAAAGATCGTGACAAATGGTGGCCGTGTCCTCGGAGTAACTGCAAAAGGAAAAGACTTAAAAGAAGCCCGTGCAAATGCCTATGCAGCAACAGAGTGGGTGAAGTTTGAGAATAAATATATGCGGCATGATATCGGAAAGGCGATTGATGAGGCGTAA
- the purN gene encoding phosphoribosylglycinamide formyltransferase, which translates to MLRVVVMVSGGGTNLQAILDAVDAGRITNTEIVGVISNNKNAYALTRAAEHGIKAECISPKDYESRAEFNEALIGGVDSYQPDLVVLAGYLVVIPPEMIAKYRNRMINIHPSLIPAFCGTGFYGLKVHEAALERGVKVVGATVHFVDEGTDTGPIILQKAVEVENGDTPEILQHRVMEQAEWKILPKAIDLIANGRVKVEGRRTVIED; encoded by the coding sequence ATGCTAAGAGTTGTAGTGATGGTTTCCGGCGGCGGAACAAATCTGCAGGCGATCCTGGATGCGGTGGATGCAGGCAGGATTACGAATACAGAGATCGTCGGAGTTATCAGCAATAATAAAAATGCATATGCACTGACGCGGGCTGCGGAACATGGGATCAAGGCAGAATGTATTTCGCCGAAGGATTATGAGTCCAGAGCAGAATTTAATGAGGCATTGATCGGGGGCGTAGATTCCTATCAGCCGGATCTGGTCGTACTGGCAGGCTACCTGGTGGTGATCCCTCCGGAAATGATCGCAAAATACAGAAACCGGATGATCAATATTCATCCTTCCCTGATCCCGGCTTTTTGCGGAACAGGATTTTACGGACTGAAAGTGCATGAGGCAGCACTGGAACGTGGCGTAAAAGTAGTTGGTGCTACCGTGCATTTTGTAGATGAAGGGACAGATACAGGTCCGATCATTTTACAGAAAGCAGTAGAAGTAGAGAACGGAGATACACCGGAGATCCTTCAGCACAGAGTGATGGAGCAGGCTGAATGGAAGATCCTTCCAAAAGCGATCGACCTGATCGCAAATGGCAGGGTGAAAGTAGAAGGTCGCAGAACCGTGATCGAAGATTAA
- the purM gene encoding phosphoribosylformylglycinamidine cyclo-ligase — protein MDYKTSGVDIEAGYRSVELMKKYVKETMRPEVLGGLGGFSGAFSLAKIKEMEEPVLLSGTDGCGTKVKLAMVMDKHDTIGIDAVAMCVNDIACAGGEPLFFLDYIACGKNYPEKIASIVKGVAEGCKQSDAALIGGETAEHPGLMPEDEYDLAGFAVGVCDKKEMITGENLKAGDVLIGMASSGVHSNGFSLVRKVFDITKESLDTYYEELGTTLGEALLAPTRIYVKALKSIKNAGVTVKACSHITGGGFYENIPRMLKDGTHAVVEKDSYPVPPIFAKLAKDGEIEEQMMYNTFNMGLGMILAVAPEDVEKTMDAIRVAGNAPYVVGKIEEGEKGVTLC, from the coding sequence ATGGATTATAAGACATCAGGTGTTGATATCGAGGCAGGATACAGATCAGTGGAACTGATGAAAAAATATGTAAAAGAGACGATGAGACCGGAAGTTCTCGGAGGACTCGGCGGATTTTCAGGTGCATTTTCACTTGCAAAGATCAAGGAGATGGAAGAGCCGGTTCTGCTCTCAGGAACAGACGGTTGTGGAACCAAGGTAAAGCTTGCAATGGTGATGGACAAGCATGATACGATCGGTATTGATGCGGTTGCCATGTGCGTGAACGATATTGCATGTGCAGGCGGTGAGCCACTGTTCTTCCTGGATTATATTGCATGCGGAAAGAATTATCCTGAGAAGATCGCATCCATCGTGAAAGGTGTGGCAGAGGGATGTAAGCAGTCGGATGCAGCACTGATCGGTGGAGAGACGGCAGAGCATCCGGGACTGATGCCGGAAGATGAGTATGATCTTGCCGGATTTGCGGTAGGTGTATGCGACAAAAAAGAGATGATCACGGGAGAAAATCTGAAAGCGGGAGATGTCCTGATCGGTATGGCATCCTCCGGTGTGCATAGTAATGGATTCTCTCTTGTAAGAAAAGTGTTTGATATTACGAAAGAGTCACTGGATACATATTATGAAGAACTTGGAACTACTTTAGGCGAGGCTCTTCTTGCTCCGACAAGAATCTATGTAAAGGCACTGAAGAGTATTAAAAATGCGGGAGTTACTGTAAAGGCATGCAGCCATATCACAGGCGGCGGATTCTACGAGAATATTCCGCGTATGCTCAAGGACGGTACGCACGCAGTAGTGGAAAAGGACAGCTATCCGGTACCACCGATTTTTGCAAAGCTTGCGAAAGACGGAGAGATTGAAGAGCAGATGATGTATAATACGTTCAACATGGGACTCGGAATGATTCTTGCTGTTGCTCCGGAAGATGTAGAGAAAACCATGGATGCGATCCGTGTAGCCGGAAATGCACCGTATGTAGTAGGCAAGATCGAAGAGGGCGAAAAGGGAGTGACCTTATGCTAA
- the purE gene encoding 5-(carboxyamino)imidazole ribonucleotide mutase — MPKVGIVMGSDSDLKVMSKAAATLEKFGIDYEMTIISAHRMPDVFFDWAKAAEGKGIKVIIAGAGMAAHLPGMCAALFPMPVIGIPMSGKNLEGMDALYSIVQMPPGIPVATVAIDGGMNAAILAAKMLAMSDPELLEKLKAYSAEMKETVQAKADRLAEVGYEEYLKEK; from the coding sequence ATGCCAAAAGTAGGAATTGTCATGGGCAGCGACTCAGATCTGAAAGTAATGAGCAAGGCAGCGGCAACGTTGGAAAAGTTCGGCATTGATTATGAGATGACGATTATTTCAGCACACCGTATGCCGGATGTATTTTTTGACTGGGCAAAGGCAGCCGAAGGAAAAGGAATCAAAGTGATCATCGCAGGTGCAGGAATGGCAGCTCATCTGCCGGGAATGTGTGCGGCGTTGTTCCCGATGCCGGTCATCGGAATCCCGATGTCAGGAAAAAATCTTGAGGGGATGGATGCACTTTATTCTATCGTTCAGATGCCACCTGGAATCCCGGTTGCAACAGTTGCCATCGACGGAGGAATGAATGCGGCAATTCTTGCAGCAAAGATGCTTGCAATGTCCGATCCGGAACTTCTTGAGAAATTAAAAGCGTACTCTGCCGAGATGAAAGAGACGGTTCAGGCGAAGGCAGACCGGCTTGCAGAAGTAGGTTATGAAGAATATCTGAAAGAGAAATAA